One window of Nicotiana tomentosiformis chromosome 11, ASM39032v3, whole genome shotgun sequence genomic DNA carries:
- the LOC104113257 gene encoding probable xyloglucan endotransglucosylase/hydrolase protein 28, whose amino-acid sequence MVNYHIVTFIFFSVIELVYGSSRNLPILAFDEGYSHLFGDDNLMILKDGKSAHISLDERTGAGFVSQDLYLHGFFSASIKLPADYTAGVVVAFYMSNVDMFEKNHDEIDFEFLGNIRGKDWRIQTNIYGNGSTSVGREERYGLWFDPSEDFHHYSILWTENFIIFYVDNVPIREIKRTEAMGGDFPSKPMSLYATIWDGSGWATNGGKYKVNYKYAPYIAKFSDFVLHGCAVDPIELSSKCDTAPKTASIPTGITPDQRRKMEKFRKKQMQYSYCYDKTRYKVPPPECVIDPKEAERLRAFDPVTFGGSRHHHGKQHRRSRSRAEGDISFL is encoded by the exons ATGGTGAACTATCATATTGttactttcatatttttctctgTTATTGAATTGGTTTatgggtcttcaagaaatttGCCAATTTTAGCGTTTGATGAAGGGTACTCCCATCTCTTTGGTGATGATAACCTTATGATCCTTAAAGATGGAAAATCTGCTCATATTTCTCTAGATGAAAGAACAG GGGCTGGATTTGTGTCTCAAGACCTATATCTTCATGGATTCTTCAGTGCTTCTATTAAGCTGCCTGCTGATTACACTGCTGGTGTGGTTGTTGCATTTTAT ATGTCTAATGTGGACATGTTTGAGAAGAACCATGATGAAATTGACTTTGAGTTCTTGGGAAATATTAGAGGTAAAGACTGGAGAATTCAGACCAATATTTATGGGAATGGTAGCACTAGTGTTGGCAGAGAAGAAAGATATGGACTCTGGTTTGACCCTTCTGAAGATTTCCATCACTACAGTATCCTTTGGACTGAGAATTTCATCAT CTTTTATGTAGATAATGTCCCCATAAGAGAGATCAAGAGGACAGAAGCTATGGGTGGGGACTTCCCATCTAAGCCAATGTCTTTGTATGCTACAATATGGGATGGTTCTGGTTGGGCTACCAATGGTGGAAAATACAAAGTCAATTACAAATACGCCCCGTATATTGCCAAGTTCTCTGATTTCGTCCTCCACGGATGCGCAGTTGATCCGATTGAACTATCATCCAAATGTGACACTGCACCAAAAACTGCATCAATCCCTACCGGTATTACCCCTGatcaaagaagaaaaatggaGAAGTTTAGAAAGAAGCAAATGCAGTATTCATACTGCTATGACAAGACTCGGTACAAGGTCCCTCCACCGGAATGTGTGATCGATCCTAAGGAAGCTGAACGACTCCGAGCCTTCGACCCGGTTACATTTGGCGGATCCCGCCACCATCACGGGAAACAACACCGCCGGAGCAGATCAAGAGCTGAGGGTGATATATCCTTTCTGTAA
- the LOC104113255 gene encoding dolichol-phosphate mannose synthase subunit 3, producing the protein MKQIVKILTLLLGVAVVWIGLLQTSTIPESYTWLLPLYLIMSLGCYGLFMVGIGLMKFPTCPQEALFLQQDILEAKEFLKKKGVDVGSD; encoded by the exons ATGAAACAAATCGTGAAGATTTTGACGTTATTGCTTGGAGTAGCTGTCGTTTGGATAGGCTTGTTGCAGACATCAACAATTCCAGAGAGTTACACTTGGCTG TTGCCTCTATACCTCATTATGTCGCTTGGTTGCTATGGTCTGTTCATGGTTGGCATTGGTCTAATGAAATTTCCCACATGTCCTCAAGAGGCTCTTTTCTTACAGCAG gatatTCTTGAAGCCAAGGAATTCCTGAAGAAAAAAGGGGTAGACGTTGGTTCTGATTGA